One Anaerohalosphaeraceae bacterium DNA segment encodes these proteins:
- the nadA gene encoding quinolinate synthase NadA has product MSTLEEHIQTLKKKRNAVILAHNYQPGPIQDIADFVGDSLGLSIQASKTQADVIVFCGVLFMAETAAILSPKKTVLLPDITAGCPMADMITVQQLELLKQKHPDALVVCYVNSPADVKALSDYCCTSSNAVQLVSRLPQDRPVIFVPDRHLGQFVADRTGRSLILWPGYCPTHLKISPEDIEKARQRYPNALVLAHPECGPEIRRMADELLSTGGMIRFAGQSKANVFIIATEEGIVHTLRKKYPEKTFVPISEFAVCPNMKKITLEKLLWSLQDMQYRVEVPEAVANRARKALERMMEILPEG; this is encoded by the coding sequence ATGAGCACACTTGAAGAACACATTCAGACCCTTAAAAAGAAGCGAAATGCGGTGATTCTGGCTCATAATTACCAGCCGGGACCGATACAGGATATTGCGGATTTCGTCGGGGATTCCCTGGGTCTGAGCATTCAGGCCTCCAAGACCCAGGCCGATGTGATTGTCTTCTGCGGTGTTTTGTTTATGGCGGAAACAGCCGCCATTCTGTCGCCGAAAAAGACGGTGCTTCTGCCGGATATTACGGCCGGCTGTCCGATGGCGGATATGATTACGGTCCAGCAGCTGGAACTGCTTAAGCAGAAGCATCCGGATGCGCTCGTAGTTTGCTATGTCAACTCTCCGGCGGATGTAAAGGCCCTCAGTGATTACTGCTGTACCAGCAGCAACGCCGTTCAGCTGGTCAGTCGGCTTCCGCAGGACCGGCCGGTTATTTTTGTTCCGGACCGGCATTTGGGACAATTTGTCGCGGACCGAACCGGACGCTCGCTGATTCTGTGGCCCGGCTATTGCCCGACTCATTTAAAAATCAGCCCGGAAGATATTGAAAAAGCCCGGCAGCGGTATCCGAACGCCCTTGTACTGGCCCATCCGGAATGCGGCCCGGAAATCCGCCGAATGGCTGACGAGCTGCTCAGTACCGGCGGAATGATTCGGTTTGCCGGGCAGAGCAAAGCCAACGTGTTTATCATTGCCACCGAGGAAGGTATTGTGCATACTCTTCGGAAAAAGTATCCGGAGAAAACATTTGTGCCGATCAGCGAGTTTGCCGTTTGCCCGAATATGAAGAAAATCACGCTGGAAAAACTGCTCTGGTCACTGCAGGATATGCAGTACCGCGTTGAGGTGCCGGAAGCAGTAGCAAACAGGGCTCGAAAAGCCCTTGAGCGAATGATGGAAATTTTGCCGGAAGGGTAA